GCTTTACGGGCTGGATAGTCCGCTGGAAGCCGCTGAGCAGGAGACACGCGAGGCGATGCAGATGGCGGCGCATTGCGATGCGATGCCGGTGGAGATGCTGCCCGCGATGGTGGATATCCAACGCCTGCGCGATGCACGGCTGGCGCAGGTAGCGGTGACGGCGATGCGCGAGACGGGCGGGCCGGTGGTTGTGATCACTGGAAATGGCCACGCGCGCGCCGATTGGGGCGTCCCGGTCTATATCATGCGGGCCGCGCCCGAACTGTCAGTGTTCACCTTGGCACAGGGTGAGGACGGGCGTCCGCCGCCCGGCGTGTTTGACGCAGTCCTTGATGCCCCAGCCCCTGACCGCCCCGACCCATGTCTGGCGTTTCAATAGGGCGGCAGCGCAGCTGTGCCCTTGCAGGCCTGCCCGCGCGGGCCTAGGCTCTCGCGGGTCTTAGGTAGGAGCCTTTTTCATGCTGGCCTCGAAATCTGTCTTGCTGATCATTGGCGGCGGCATTGCCGCGTTCAAATCGCTCGATCTCATCCGACGCCTGCGTGAGCGGGGGGCGGACGTCACGCCCGTCCTGACCCGTGCGGGGGCGGAGTTTGTCACACCTCTTTCGGTCTCGGCGCTGGCGGGGCGCAAGGTGTTCCAAGACCTCTTTGATCTCACAGATGAGGCGGAGATGGGGCATATTGAACTCTCGCGCAGTGCTGATCTGGTTGTGGTGGCCCCGGCCACGGCGGATCTCATGGCGAAGATGGCGCAGGGCTTTGCCAATGATCTGGCCTCCACGCTCTTGCTGGCCACCGATACGCCCGTGATGATCGCGCCCGCGATGAATGTGCGGATGTGGGAACATCCCGCGACACAGCGTAATTTGGAGATTTTGCGCGGCGATGGGATCACGGTGCTTGGCCCCAATGAGGGCGGCATGGCGTGTGGGGAATATGGCCCCGGGCGGATGGCCGAGCCGCTGGAGATTGTGGCAGGCATCGAGGCTGCTTTTGCCTCTGGGCCGTTGGCTGGCAAACGGGTGCTCGTCACCTCCGGTCCGACCCATGAGCCGATTGATCCGGTGCGCTACATTGCCAATCGCTCCTCGGGGGCGCAGGGCACGGCGATTGCGCTTGCCTTGGCCGCGCTGGGCGCGGATGTGGTGTTTGTCACCGGGCCTGCGGACGTGCCGCCCCCCGAAGGTGTCGAGGTGATCCGCGTCGAGACGGCGCTGGAGATGAAAGCGGCGGTCGAGGCGGCTTTACCCGCTGATGCGGCGGTGTTCGCGGCGGCTGTGGCGGATTGGCGTGTGGCCTCTGCCGCATCGGGCAAGATCAAGAAAACGGGCGGCGCGCTGCCCCAGATGGAGTTTGCCGAGAACCCCGATATCCTCGCCTGCGTGGCGCAGATGGGCGCGGGGCGGCCCAAGCTGGTCGTGGGGTTTGCGGCCGAGACGGATGACGTGATTGCCCATGCCACCGCCAAGCGTGTGCGCAAGGGGTGTGACTGGATTTTGGCCAATGATGTGAGTGTGGGCACCGGGATCATGGGCGGCACGGAAAATGACATTACATTCATCCACGAGGGTGGGGCCGAAGATTGGCCGCGCATGGCGAAAGAGGCTGTGGCGCACAAGCTTGCGGAGCGGATCGCGGCGGCGCTGACCTGAGGGCTTTTAGGTATTTAAGATCAGAAAGAGGGCCTGACGCATGGTCACGATATCGGTAATGTGGGACGCGGGCGCGGATACGTCCTTCGGGCTTCCGTCCTACGCAAGCGCGGGGGCGGCAGGCGCGGATCTGCGTGCGAATTTTACGGATCGCAGCGGGATTGTGATCGCGCCCGGCGCGCGGGCCTTGGTGCCCACCGGGCTGCGTGCGGCGCTGCCATCGGGGTATGAGATGCAGATCAGACCGCGCTCTGGGCTGGCGCTAAAGCATGGCGTGACGCTGCTCAACACGCCCGGCACGGTGGATAGCGATTATCGCGGGCCGATTGGTGTGATCGTGGTGAACCTCGGGCATGAGGCATTTGAGGTGCGCCACGGAATGCGCATCGCACAGGCCGTGGTCGCCGCCGTTTCTCAGGCGGTCTTCGTGAGCGCGCAGGAACTGGACGAGACCGGGCGCGGCACGGGGGGCTTTGGCTCCACGGGGGTTGGCTGATGCTGTTTGTTTTTCTGATGGCGGGCGCGATGTGGGCTTTGGGTGCGATGCTTGGTGCGCCGCATCGCCTGCGCTGGCTGATGATCGGGCTTTTATGGCTCGGGATTGTGCTGGTCCATGTTGCCCTGCCTGAGGGCGCGCCCCTGCGCGTGGCCACGGGCGGCAGTGTTGAGCCGTGGCTTTTGCTTGGCGGCTTTGGCGTGCTTGTCGCTGTCTACGGGCAGGGGGTGAAGCGATTGCGCGGGCGGGCTTCCAAGGGAGAGGTGCCGGTGCAAACGGGCAGCTTTTCGGACACGGAGCTTGAGCGTTACGCGCGCCACATCGTGCTGCATGATGTGGGCGGGCCGGGGCAGAAGGCGCTGAAAAACGCACGCGTTCTGGTGGTGGGCGCGGGCGGTCTTGGTGCGCCCGCGCTGATCTATCTGGGGGCTGCCGGGGTCGGCACGATCGGTGTGATCGACGATGATGTGGTGGATCTGTCCAATCTGCACCGTCAGGTCATTCACCGCGACGAGGATATTGGCCTACCTAAAGTGCATTCGGCGGCGGCGGCTGTCGTCGCGCAAAACCCGCATGTGGTGATGCGCCCCTACCAGCGGCGGTTGACCGACGAGATCGCGGTGGAGCTTTTTGCCGATTACGACATTATCCTCGATGGCACCGATAATTTCGAGACCCGCTATCTGGTGAACCGTGCGGCGGTAGAGGCAGGCAAGCCGCTGATTTCAGGCGCTTTGGCGCAGTGGGAGGGGCAGATCAGCGTATTTGATCCGGCCCATGGCGCGCCCTGCTACCAGTGCATTTTCCCCCAAGCGCCCGAGCCGGGGCTGGCCCCATCCTGCGCCGAGGCGGGTGTCATGGGCCCCTTGCCCGGTGTGATTGGCGCGATGATGGCCGGGGAGGCGATCAAGTTGATCACTGGGGCGGGCGCGCCGTTGCGCGGCGCAATGCTGATCTACGATTCGCTTTATGCCGATGTGCGGCGGATCAAACTGAAACCGGCGCCCGATTGCCCCGTTTGCGCCAATGCGCAGCGCGGCGCGGATGCGGCCTGAAAAGGATATGACATGACGAACCCCCTGCTGGCCGATTGGACCACACCTTTTGCCCTCGCGCCCTTTGCTGAGGTTGAGGACGCGCATTTTGCGCCCGCGTTCGAGGAGGCTCTGGCGCAATCGCGTGCGGAAATTCTGGCCATCGCCGATAGCAGTGAGACCCCCACCTTCGCCAACACGATTGAGGCGCTTGAGGCCGCAGGCGGCGCGCTCGACAAGGTGCTGAGCGTGTTCTTTACCCTTGCGGGCGCCGACAGCACGCCCGCGCGGCAGGCATTGCAGCGCGAATTTGCGCCCAAGCTCGCGGCGCATTCTTCGTGGGTGTATGGGCTCAAGGGGCTTTTTGCGCGGATCGAGACGCTTTGGGAGGCACGCGGGACGCTGGACCTGAGCGATGAGCAGGCGCGGGTTCTGATGCTCACCCACCGAGGGTTTCGACGCGCGGGTGCGGCCCTGAGTGGGCCTGACGAGGTGCGGATGCGCGAGATCATGGCGCGGCTTGCTGAGCTTGGGACGTCCTTCATGCAGAACCTTCTGGCGGACGAATCCGGCTGGCATATGGTGCTGGAGGAGGGCGATCTGGAAGGGCTGCCCGGTTTCGTCGTGGCCTCTGCGCGTGCGGCGGGCGAGGAGCTTGGGGCACCGGGTCCGGTTGTGACGCTGTCGCGCTCGCTTATCGTGCCGTTTTTGCAATTCTCGCCGCGCCGCGATCTGCGCAAAAAGGCGTTTGAGGCGTGGGGCGCGCGTGGGGCGATTGGAGGCGACACCGATAACCGCGCGATTGCGACCGAGACGCTTGCGTTGCGCGCCGAACGCGCGGCGCTTTTGGGATATGCAAGCTTTGCCGATTTCAAGCTGGAGACGGAGATGGCCAAGACGCCCGCCGCTGTGCGTGATCTCCTGATGCAGGTCTGGGAGCCTGCGAAGGCACAGGCCGACCGGGACGCGGCCACGCTTACTGCGATGCTGCGTGCGGACGGCATCAACGACGATCTGGCCCCGTGGGATTGGCGCTATTACGCGGAAAAGCGGCGGCAGGCGGAGCATGATCTGGATGAGGCGGAGCTGAAGCCCTACCTGCAACTCGACCGGATGATCGAGGCGTCCTTTGCTTGTGCAACCCGCCTTTTCGGGCTTGAATTCAAGGCTTTGGACGTACCGCTCTACCATCCCGATTGCCGGGCGTGGGAGGTGACGCGCAACGGCGCTCATGTGGCGGTGTTCATCGGAGATTACTTCGCGCGCGCCTCCAAACGGTCGGGCGCTTGGTGCTCGGCCATGCGCGGGCAGGCGAAGTTCCCCGAAGTCCAAGGCCCTGTGGTCATCAACGTGTGCAACTTCGCCAAGGGCACGCCTGCGCTCTTGAGCTATGATGACGCGCGCACATTGTTCCATGAGTTCGGCCATGCGCTCCATCAGATGCTGTCGGATGTGACCTATGAAAGCGTCAGCGGCACCTCCGTGGCGCGCGATTTTGTGGAACTGCCCAGCCAGCTTTATGAGCACTGGCTAGAGGTGCCCGAGGTGCTGGCTGAGTTTGCCACCCATGCCGAGACGGGCGCTGCGATGCCACAAGCGTTTTTGGACAAGGTTCTGGGGGCCGCGACCTTTGATATGGGGTTTCAGACGGTGGAATATGTCGCCTCCGCCCTCGTTGATCTCAGCTTTCATGAGGGCGCGCCGCCCGCCGATGCTTTGGTGCGGCAGGCCGAAATACTGGACGCGCTCGGCATGCCCGCCGCCATCACCATGCGTCACGCCACGCCGCATTTCGCGCATGTGTTCGCAGGCGATGGATATTCCTCGGGCTATTACAGCTACATGTGGTCCGAGGTGATGGACGCCGATGCGTTCGCCGCCTTTGAGGAGGCAGACGGGCCGTTTGATATGGAGCGTGCAAAGGCCCTTGAGGCGCATATCCTGTCGCGCGGTGGATCGGCGGATGCAGAGGCGCTTTATGTGGCCTTCCGAGGACGTTTGCCGGGGCCAGAGGCATTGCTCAAGGGGCGCGGACTGGCCGCCTGATCGCAGCGCTATTGCGCGACGCTTGGCCTTGCGTCATTCTCGCACGCGCAACCGGGAGGCTTTTATGCGCAAATTCATGGTCGTTCTGGACGATAGCCGCGAATGTCTCAACGCGATGCGCTTTGCCGCGATGCGTGCGGCGAACACCCAAGGCGGCGTGACCATTTTGTCGGTAATCTCGCCCGAGGAGTTCAACCACTGGATCGGGGTTGGCGACATCATGCGCGAAGAAAGCCGCGAGCGTATTCAGGCGCATTTTGAGGTGTTTGCCAAATGGATGCGCGACAAGCAGGGCGTGGACCCCGAGCTTGTGATCCGCGAGGGAGAGCCTGTGGCCGAGATTATCGCACAGGTGAACGAGGACCCGGAAGTGGGCGTTTTGGTTCTGGGGGCCTCCGCCGACCGCAAAGGGCCGGGGCCTTTGGTCACGCAGCTTACGAAAAACGCGGGCGCGCTGCCCATCCCGATCACGATTGTGCCCGGCGATCTGAGCAAGGAGCGGCTTGAGGCGATCACCTGACGCGCTTTGGCGCTTTGGGATATAAAAGACTGCCATGCGCACAGTTTAGAATCGTTCCAAACCTTGACTCTGACCACCCGCGCCCGCATATCTTGTATCAGATATCAGGAGCGCTTTGACATGTTCATCCAGACCGAATCGACGCCGAACCCCGCCACGCTGAAGTTTTTGCCGGGCCAGTCCGTTTTGCCAATGGGTACGGCGGATTTCCCAAGCGCCGAGGGCGCGGAGAAATCACCGCTGGCCACGCGTATTTTCGCAGTCGAGGGTGTGTCGGGCGTTTTCTTCGGCACTGACTTCGTGACCGTCACCAAGGCGGACGCGGTGGAGTGGGACCATATCAAACCGGCGATCCTCGGCGCGATCATGGAGCATTTCCAGTCCGGGCAGCCCGTGATGGCCGAAGGTGCAGAAGCGGCCTCGGGTCACGCAGAGCACACCGGCGAAGATAGCGAGATCGTTGGCCAGATCAAAGAGCTTCTGGATACACGCGTGCGCCCTGCCGTGGCGCAAGACGGCGGCGACATCACCTTCCACGGGTTTGAGCGCGGCGTGGTTTACCTGCATATGCAAGGTGCCTGCGCGGGCTGCCCGTCTTCGACCATCACCTTGAAAATGGGCATTGAGAACCTTCTGCGTCATTACATCCCCGAGGTGACAGAGGTGCGCCCTGTTGGCGTCTGAAGCTTACATTCTAGCATTTGATACATCGGCCGCGCATTGCGCGGCCGCTTTGCTATGCGGGGAGCGTTTGGTCGCCGCGCGGGTCGAGCCAATGAGCCGGGGGCAGGCTGAGCGTCTGATCCCGCTATGTGAGGATATCCTTGCCGAGGCTGGTGCTGCATGGTCCGACCTGAGCGCGCTTGGCGTGGGTGTGGGCCCTGGTAATTTCACAGGTATACGGATTGGGGTGTCGGCGGCACGCGGCCTTGCCCTGAGCCTTGATATCCCGGCGGTCGGGGTGAGCATTTTCGACGCCATTTCCGAGGGGCAGGCGGAGCCCCATTTGCCCGCAGTCGCCGCCCCGCGTGATCAGGTCTATATCGCCGAGCCCGGGGCCGAGGCCGCGTTGGTGGGGCGGGCCGATGCGGAGGCGATGGGCCTGCCCTTGGCTTTTGCACCAGACGGTCAGGCCCTCGCGGAAGCGATTGCGCGGATCGCGGCCCGGCGCGCGGGCGATGCTCCCGCCCCGCCTGCACCACTATACCTCAAACCCGCAGATGCAGCGCCTGCACGCGATGCACCACCCGTGATCATAGATGATCTCGCCTGAGGCAGCGGCGCGGCTCCATGGCTTGGCCTTTGCCGGGCAGGGGCGCGGCTGGCGCGCGGCGGAATTTGCGGACCTCTTTACGCAGCGCGGCGTGGTTTGCATCGGGGCTGCTGAGGGGTTTGCCCTGACGCGTGTGATCGCGGATGAGGCAGAGCTTTTGACAATCGCCGTGGACTCCGGTGCGCGCAGGCAAGGTCATGCCCGCGCGCTGCTTGGCAGGGTTGAGGCGGCGGCGGCGGATCAAGGTGCTGCGCGGATGTTTCTGGAGGTGGCCGAGGACAACGCGGCCGCACGCGGGCTCTACGCCGCTGTGGGCTATGCCGAGACGGGGCGGCGAATTGGGTATTACGAGCGCGGTGCGGGCCGTGTCGATGCGGTCTTGATGGTGAAAGACCTGTCATAACCGCGTAGACGAGCTTAGACTTCACCATCTCAGGGAGCATCACACATGTCCGATTTCGCCGCCTATCTGCCCGGTTTCCTTGCCGCTTATGCAATCTTGATTGTTGCGGCCTCGTCTCCGGGGCCGGCGGTCGCGATGCTGTTGGGGATTGCAACGACGCAAGGCCGGGGCGCTGCCATGACCGCGACGCTTGGCATCGCGAGCGGCAGCGTCTTGCTTAACCTTGGCACACTTTTGGGCGTTGGGCTGCTCCTGTCGCAGGCCGCTTGGGCGATGAGCGTGCTGCGCCTGATCGGGGCAGCCTATCTGCTCTGGCTCGCTTACGGCGCGTTCAGGAAAGCGGTGAACCCGCCCGTGCTGCGGCCCGGTGGCGCGGATGCACCGCGTTCTGCTCTGGCGCTTTTTTTGCTTGGCTTCGGGCTTCAGGTGACGAACCCCAAGGCGATTGTCTTCTGGCTTGCCATTGCGTCGATTGGAGCGACAGCAGGCGGTGGCATGGGGGTGATTGGGGCCTTCGTTCTGGGCGCGTTCGTGATCTCTTTTGCCTGCCATGGGGCATGGGCGATTTTGCTGTCGTCAAAGCCCATCCGTGCGGCTTACGGCGCGGGCCGCAGGTGGATCGAGGCGGCGCTTGGTGGGTTTTTCGCGTTTGCGGCGTTCAAGCTGGCCACGTCCGAGACTTAATCCTCTGGCTGCGCAATAGGCCCAATCCCGCACAGTTTTAGCGCCAGAGCGGAAAAATCCTCGCCTCAGGCCCCGCCGCCCGCGCTGCATACTTGCCAAGCCTGCGGCCATGGGCGTAGGAAACCTAATGCAAATATACCTGCCCATAGCCGAGGTTTCGGTCAATGCCTTCCTTTTGCTGGGGCTTGGCGGGATGGTCGGCGTTTTGTCTGGTATGTTTGGCGTGGGCGGTGGGTTCTTGATGACGCCGCTGCTTTTCTTCATCGGCATCCCGCCCGCAGTGGCCGTGGCCACGGAAGCCAACCAGATCGTCGCCTCGTCCTTCTCAGGGGTGCTTGCGCATTTCAGGCGCAAGACGGTCGATTTTCGGATGGGAACGGTGCTGCTCATCGGGGGTCTGATTGGGGCCGCGATGGGGGTCGTGGTCTTTAACTACCTCAAGAGCCAGGGGCAGGTCGATCTGCTGGTAAAGCTTTGCTATGTCGTGTTTCTTGGGATCATCGGCGGGATGATGTTCATCGAGAGCTTGCGGGCGATCCGCAAGTCGCGGGCGGGCAATCCGGTGCCGACGCGCAAGAAGCACAGCTGGATCCACAAGCTGCCCTTCAAGATGCGGTTTCGCACATCGGGGCTCTACATCAGCGTGATCCCTCCGCTGATCGTCGGGGTTCTGGTGGGTGTACTGGCCGCGATCATGGGCGTGGGCGGCGGGTTTATCATGGTGCCTGCGATGATCTATCTGCTTGGCATGCCGACGAAGGTCGTCGTGGGCACGTCGCTTTTCCAGATCATTTTCGTGACCGCATTTACCACGATGCTGCATGCGACGACGAACTTCACCGTCGATGTGGTTCTGGCGGTCTTGCTTCTTGTGGGCGGTGTCGTGGGCGCGCAGGTGGGCACCGTCATCGGCACCAAGATGAAGGCCGAGCAGTTGCGCATCTGGCTCGCGATCATGGTGCTGGCGGTCTGCTTCAAACTGGCGCTCGATCTCTTGATCATGCCGGGTGAGCTTTACTCCATCGGCGCGGCGGCGGGGCATTGATGCGGGTCCTCATAGCCCTCGCATTCATGCTGGCCGCATTGCCGCTGCGTGCGGAGGAGGTTGTTCTCGGTCTCAGCAAAAACGAGATTTCGATCAACACGACGTTCGACGGCTCTGAGATTTTGCTCTTTGGGGCGATCAAACGCGATGGGGCGATCCCGGAGGGTGAGCTTGGCGTGATCGTGGCTATCGCAGGACCCTCGCAAGCGGTGAGCGTGCGGCGCAAGGAACGACGGTTTGGCATCTGGGTCAACGTGGATGCAGTCGAGGTGGATGCCGCCCCGAGCTTTTATGCGGTCGCGACCAACGCGCGGCTTTCCGAGGTGCTGACCGAGGTCGAGGACCTGCGCCACCGGATCTCAATCCCACGCGCGATCCGGTCTGTGGGTGCGCCAACCAGCGTCAGCGATGCGCAGACATTTACCGAAGCTGTGATCCGCATCCGCAAGGCAAGCGGCGCCTATAAGATCGAGGAGGGTGCGGTCGATCTGGCCGAGCAGACCCTTTTCCAGACGCAGGTGGAGCTGCCCGCGAACCTCACCGAGGGGGCCTATGCCACGCGG
The nucleotide sequence above comes from Roseovarius carneus. Encoded proteins:
- a CDS encoding sulfite exporter TauE/SafE family protein; translated protein: MQIYLPIAEVSVNAFLLLGLGGMVGVLSGMFGVGGGFLMTPLLFFIGIPPAVAVATEANQIVASSFSGVLAHFRRKTVDFRMGTVLLIGGLIGAAMGVVVFNYLKSQGQVDLLVKLCYVVFLGIIGGMMFIESLRAIRKSRAGNPVPTRKKHSWIHKLPFKMRFRTSGLYISVIPPLIVGVLVGVLAAIMGVGGGFIMVPAMIYLLGMPTKVVVGTSLFQIIFVTAFTTMLHATTNFTVDVVLAVLLLVGGVVGAQVGTVIGTKMKAEQLRIWLAIMVLAVCFKLALDLLIMPGELYSIGAAAGH
- the dut gene encoding dUTP diphosphatase, with product MVTISVMWDAGADTSFGLPSYASAGAAGADLRANFTDRSGIVIAPGARALVPTGLRAALPSGYEMQIRPRSGLALKHGVTLLNTPGTVDSDYRGPIGVIVVNLGHEAFEVRHGMRIAQAVVAAVSQAVFVSAQELDETGRGTGGFGSTGVG
- a CDS encoding universal stress protein is translated as MRKFMVVLDDSRECLNAMRFAAMRAANTQGGVTILSVISPEEFNHWIGVGDIMREESRERIQAHFEVFAKWMRDKQGVDPELVIREGEPVAEIIAQVNEDPEVGVLVLGASADRKGPGPLVTQLTKNAGALPIPITIVPGDLSKERLEAIT
- a CDS encoding HesA/MoeB/ThiF family protein; the protein is MLFVFLMAGAMWALGAMLGAPHRLRWLMIGLLWLGIVLVHVALPEGAPLRVATGGSVEPWLLLGGFGVLVAVYGQGVKRLRGRASKGEVPVQTGSFSDTELERYARHIVLHDVGGPGQKALKNARVLVVGAGGLGAPALIYLGAAGVGTIGVIDDDVVDLSNLHRQVIHRDEDIGLPKVHSAAAAVVAQNPHVVMRPYQRRLTDEIAVELFADYDIILDGTDNFETRYLVNRAAVEAGKPLISGALAQWEGQISVFDPAHGAPCYQCIFPQAPEPGLAPSCAEAGVMGPLPGVIGAMMAGEAIKLITGAGAPLRGAMLIYDSLYADVRRIKLKPAPDCPVCANAQRGADAA
- a CDS encoding M3 family metallopeptidase, encoding MTNPLLADWTTPFALAPFAEVEDAHFAPAFEEALAQSRAEILAIADSSETPTFANTIEALEAAGGALDKVLSVFFTLAGADSTPARQALQREFAPKLAAHSSWVYGLKGLFARIETLWEARGTLDLSDEQARVLMLTHRGFRRAGAALSGPDEVRMREIMARLAELGTSFMQNLLADESGWHMVLEEGDLEGLPGFVVASARAAGEELGAPGPVVTLSRSLIVPFLQFSPRRDLRKKAFEAWGARGAIGGDTDNRAIATETLALRAERAALLGYASFADFKLETEMAKTPAAVRDLLMQVWEPAKAQADRDAATLTAMLRADGINDDLAPWDWRYYAEKRRQAEHDLDEAELKPYLQLDRMIEASFACATRLFGLEFKALDVPLYHPDCRAWEVTRNGAHVAVFIGDYFARASKRSGAWCSAMRGQAKFPEVQGPVVINVCNFAKGTPALLSYDDARTLFHEFGHALHQMLSDVTYESVSGTSVARDFVELPSQLYEHWLEVPEVLAEFATHAETGAAMPQAFLDKVLGAATFDMGFQTVEYVASALVDLSFHEGAPPADALVRQAEILDALGMPAAITMRHATPHFAHVFAGDGYSSGYYSYMWSEVMDADAFAAFEEADGPFDMERAKALEAHILSRGGSADAEALYVAFRGRLPGPEALLKGRGLAA
- a CDS encoding LysE family translocator — encoded protein: MSDFAAYLPGFLAAYAILIVAASSPGPAVAMLLGIATTQGRGAAMTATLGIASGSVLLNLGTLLGVGLLLSQAAWAMSVLRLIGAAYLLWLAYGAFRKAVNPPVLRPGGADAPRSALALFLLGFGLQVTNPKAIVFWLAIASIGATAGGGMGVIGAFVLGAFVISFACHGAWAILLSSKPIRAAYGAGRRWIEAALGGFFAFAAFKLATSET
- a CDS encoding GNAT family N-acetyltransferase, with protein sequence MISPEAAARLHGLAFAGQGRGWRAAEFADLFTQRGVVCIGAAEGFALTRVIADEAELLTIAVDSGARRQGHARALLGRVEAAAADQGAARMFLEVAEDNAAARGLYAAVGYAETGRRIGYYERGAGRVDAVLMVKDLS
- the tsaB gene encoding tRNA (adenosine(37)-N6)-threonylcarbamoyltransferase complex dimerization subunit type 1 TsaB, whose protein sequence is MASEAYILAFDTSAAHCAAALLCGERLVAARVEPMSRGQAERLIPLCEDILAEAGAAWSDLSALGVGVGPGNFTGIRIGVSAARGLALSLDIPAVGVSIFDAISEGQAEPHLPAVAAPRDQVYIAEPGAEAALVGRADAEAMGLPLAFAPDGQALAEAIARIAARRAGDAPAPPAPLYLKPADAAPARDAPPVIIDDLA
- the coaBC gene encoding bifunctional phosphopantothenoylcysteine decarboxylase/phosphopantothenate--cysteine ligase CoaBC, which encodes MLASKSVLLIIGGGIAAFKSLDLIRRLRERGADVTPVLTRAGAEFVTPLSVSALAGRKVFQDLFDLTDEAEMGHIELSRSADLVVVAPATADLMAKMAQGFANDLASTLLLATDTPVMIAPAMNVRMWEHPATQRNLEILRGDGITVLGPNEGGMACGEYGPGRMAEPLEIVAGIEAAFASGPLAGKRVLVTSGPTHEPIDPVRYIANRSSGAQGTAIALALAALGADVVFVTGPADVPPPEGVEVIRVETALEMKAAVEAALPADAAVFAAAVADWRVASAASGKIKKTGGALPQMEFAENPDILACVAQMGAGRPKLVVGFAAETDDVIAHATAKRVRKGCDWILANDVSVGTGIMGGTENDITFIHEGGAEDWPRMAKEAVAHKLAERIAAALT
- a CDS encoding NifU family protein, translating into MFIQTESTPNPATLKFLPGQSVLPMGTADFPSAEGAEKSPLATRIFAVEGVSGVFFGTDFVTVTKADAVEWDHIKPAILGAIMEHFQSGQPVMAEGAEAASGHAEHTGEDSEIVGQIKELLDTRVRPAVAQDGGDITFHGFERGVVYLHMQGACAGCPSSTITLKMGIENLLRHYIPEVTEVRPVGV
- a CDS encoding TIGR02186 family protein, coding for MRVLIALAFMLAALPLRAEEVVLGLSKNEISINTTFDGSEILLFGAIKRDGAIPEGELGVIVAIAGPSQAVSVRRKERRFGIWVNVDAVEVDAAPSFYAVATNARLSEVLTEVEDLRHRISIPRAIRSVGAPTSVSDAQTFTEAVIRIRKASGAYKIEEGAVDLAEQTLFQTQVELPANLTEGAYATRIFLTREGQVVSRYETVIDVRKVGMERWLFALSREQPILYGLMSLAIAIAAGWGASAAFRLLR